Proteins encoded together in one Bacteroidota bacterium window:
- a CDS encoding SpoIIE family protein phosphatase: MKIKLLFIIPLFIFFQNQFSFAQIKSESSGIFVFEGLVYGYENDSSRKLFKKNKQTVLEGLLEGVQINVYQNSELSFKTVSGAKGDFKITLKPNVLYKVEVLKEGYDNNLLYIDTKGIPVTNKSDVYLFSDAEFLLNSYNNKANVNEPVGRLLYNPDSGYMELELNGNSVKKSGKKNDQDNLIELMKRAVLKNKMANQSEKLSKQKNLIVQSKDQIKNLPLKEIKPEKVFSEFHLKPIGIRNNDKKNFKERILDIRQARMQLELDRAQATTKEDSLLIEQREIVINWAEAELKSAIVLIKIQKSKLEIQNKALYLSLLSLLMLLVLFLFAFWHYKHKAKMNRLLIRQNRRILDSINYAWRIQQSVLLNEDEIHKLLPDSFIYYRPKDIVSGDFYWLSEINNRLIIAVVDCTGHGVPGAFMSLIGNTLLNQIINEKQITDPASVLKELHKGVLKALRQDNKESLSEDGMEMSICVVDPVNSTMEFAGAMNPIYIVTDDKLQVINADVRSIGGKNLRLEMENQIEFTTKKVSLGENTSVYMFTDGYMDQFGGRNNKKFNTMNFKKLLIDIQHLGMQEQKMVIHNTMEDWKKDRNQIDDILVAGYSLGKRQKSTIEN, from the coding sequence ATGAAAATTAAACTTTTATTTATTATTCCTTTATTCATTTTCTTTCAAAATCAATTTTCCTTTGCTCAAATAAAAAGTGAATCTTCTGGGATATTTGTTTTTGAAGGACTAGTTTATGGTTATGAAAATGATTCCTCAAGGAAATTATTTAAAAAAAACAAACAAACCGTACTGGAGGGACTTCTTGAAGGAGTGCAAATAAATGTTTACCAGAATAGTGAATTATCTTTTAAAACAGTTTCCGGTGCTAAAGGGGATTTTAAAATCACATTAAAACCAAATGTATTATATAAAGTCGAAGTTTTAAAAGAAGGTTATGATAATAACCTTCTTTACATTGACACTAAAGGTATTCCGGTTACAAACAAAAGTGATGTTTATCTATTTTCAGATGCCGAATTTCTTTTAAACAGTTATAATAATAAGGCAAATGTAAATGAGCCTGTTGGAAGACTATTGTATAATCCTGATAGTGGTTATATGGAGTTAGAACTTAATGGAAATTCAGTTAAAAAATCAGGTAAAAAAAACGACCAGGACAATTTAATTGAATTAATGAAAAGGGCAGTGCTGAAAAACAAAATGGCAAATCAATCTGAAAAATTATCAAAACAAAAAAACCTAATTGTTCAGTCAAAAGATCAAATAAAAAATTTACCCCTTAAAGAAATCAAACCAGAGAAAGTTTTTTCTGAATTTCACTTGAAACCAATAGGTATACGGAATAATGATAAAAAAAATTTCAAGGAACGTATTTTAGATATTCGTCAAGCTAGGATGCAACTTGAATTGGACAGGGCTCAGGCTACAACAAAAGAGGACAGTCTGTTAATTGAACAAAGAGAAATAGTGATAAATTGGGCAGAGGCAGAATTGAAGAGTGCAATTGTATTAATCAAAATACAAAAATCGAAATTAGAAATTCAAAACAAGGCACTGTATTTATCCTTATTGAGTTTATTGATGCTTCTAGTACTCTTTTTGTTTGCTTTTTGGCACTATAAGCACAAGGCAAAAATGAACCGATTGCTAATTAGGCAGAATCGAAGAATTCTTGATAGTATTAATTATGCCTGGCGTATTCAACAATCAGTCCTATTGAATGAAGATGAAATACATAAATTATTACCTGATTCGTTTATTTATTATCGCCCAAAGGATATAGTAAGTGGCGATTTTTATTGGCTCTCGGAAATAAATAACAGACTAATAATTGCTGTGGTTGATTGTACTGGTCATGGGGTACCAGGAGCATTTATGTCTTTAATTGGAAATACTCTTTTAAATCAAATCATTAATGAAAAACAAATTACAGATCCGGCCTCTGTTTTAAAAGAATTACACAAGGGTGTGCTTAAAGCCCTTCGTCAGGATAATAAGGAGAGCCTTTCTGAAGATGGCATGGAAATGTCAATTTGTGTTGTGGATCCAGTAAATAGTACCATGGAGTTTGCAGGGGCTATGAATCCAATTTATATTGTTACAGATGATAAGTTGCAGGTAATTAATGCAGATGTCAGATCAATTGGTGGAAAGAATCTGCGACTTGAAATGGAAAATCAAATTGAATTCACAACAAAGAAGGTTTCTTTGGGTGAAAATACTTCTGTTTATATGTTTACTGATGGATATATGGATCAATTTGGAGGCAGGAACAATAAAAAATTCAATACCATGAACTTTAAAAAATTGCTAATTGATATTCAGCATTTGGGAATGCAAGAACAAAAAATGGTAATACATAATACCATGGAGGATTGGAAAAAAGATAGAAACCAAATTGATGATATTTTAGTGGCTGGTTATAGCTTGGGAAAGCGACAAAAAAGTACAATTGAAAATTAA
- a CDS encoding peptidoglycan DD-metalloendopeptidase family protein has product MKLSILISFLLFCFSVNAGNPSVSYTCIYNNNNKNTSTEKTKDKKNNENKDHGEDEDENDEDEEALDSDSISLKINSTFCQNDFSSMNIPAHDLYGGWDNYVIHPYKFDLTKKTDTTFVFLQDENKCDYHHPISGYVTSNFGTRGSRFHYGIDIKLQIGDSVYNAFEGTVRIAKKSASYGNVVVVRHNNGLETLYAHLDKISVELGDVIGSGDLIGFGGNTGRSTGSHLHFEVRFQGEAINPNDIICFENNRLKMDTLAINKHLFDYVVNARAVKYYSVRKGDTLSGIAKKHRTTVSKLCKLNKFKSTTVLRVGKKIRYA; this is encoded by the coding sequence ATGAAGTTAAGCATTTTAATATCTTTTTTACTGTTTTGTTTTTCAGTAAATGCTGGAAATCCATCCGTATCATATACTTGTATATACAATAACAACAATAAAAATACTTCTACAGAAAAAACAAAAGATAAAAAAAACAATGAAAACAAAGATCATGGCGAGGATGAAGATGAAAATGATGAAGATGAAGAAGCTCTTGATTCCGATTCAATAAGCTTGAAAATTAATTCTACCTTTTGCCAAAATGATTTTTCTTCAATGAATATACCTGCTCATGATTTGTATGGAGGCTGGGATAACTATGTTATTCACCCATATAAATTTGACCTTACCAAGAAAACAGACACAACTTTTGTTTTTTTACAAGACGAAAACAAATGCGACTATCATCATCCAATTTCCGGTTATGTAACTTCAAACTTCGGTACTAGGGGCAGTAGGTTTCATTATGGCATTGATATAAAATTACAAATTGGAGATAGTGTTTATAATGCTTTTGAAGGTACAGTACGTATTGCTAAAAAAAGTGCTTCCTATGGAAATGTAGTGGTTGTAAGGCATAATAATGGCTTAGAAACCTTATATGCACACCTTGATAAAATAAGTGTTGAGTTAGGCGATGTTATTGGATCTGGGGATTTAATAGGGTTTGGAGGAAACACAGGACGTTCCACAGGAAGTCATCTTCATTTTGAAGTAAGATTTCAAGGGGAGGCAATTAATCCCAATGATATTATATGTTTTGAAAACAACAGGCTTAAAATGGATACACTAGCTATAAATAAACACCTATTTGATTATGTAGTAAATGCTAGGGCTGTTAAATATTATTCTGTCAGAAAGGGAGATACCCTTTCTGGAATTGCCAAGAAGCACAGAACCACAGTTTCAAAATTATGCAAGCTTAATAAATTTAAATCTACCACAGTATTAAGAGTGGGTAAAAAAATCAGGTATGCTTAA
- a CDS encoding DUF1987 domain-containing protein — protein MEKAIYFDATEDTPKVVLDKEKMKFEISGRSLPEDAEKFYETALNWMRNYANEPSSFTDFNINLEYFNSGSVKQVLKILITLEKVVKNGGKVSITWFYNQDDELMEIKGQEIKSILKIPFHLKIIE, from the coding sequence ATGGAAAAAGCAATTTATTTTGACGCTACGGAAGATACTCCTAAAGTAGTTTTGGATAAGGAAAAAATGAAATTCGAGATAAGTGGCCGATCTCTGCCAGAGGATGCTGAAAAATTTTATGAGACAGCTCTAAACTGGATGAGAAACTATGCAAACGAGCCTTCGTCCTTTACTGATTTTAATATTAATTTAGAATATTTTAATTCCGGTTCTGTTAAACAGGTATTAAAAATACTTATTACATTGGAGAAAGTAGTAAAAAACGGTGGTAAAGTTAGTATTACCTGGTTTTATAATCAGGATGATGAACTAATGGAAATCAAGGGCCAGGAAATAAAAAGCATTTTGAAAATTCCATTCCATTTAAAAATAATTGAATAA
- a CDS encoding valine--tRNA ligase: MEIASKYDPSLTEDKWYRHWMEQGFFNSVPDEREPYTIVIPPPNVTGVLHMGHMLNNTIQDVLVRRARMQGKNACWVPGTDHASIATEAKVVAMLKEKGINKADISREEFLKYAWEWKDKYGGLILDQLKKLGASCDWNRTRFTMEEDLSDAVISVFIDLYNKGFVYRGVRMVNWDPAGKTAVSDEEVIHKEVNSKLYYVKYKIEGSENEWITIATTRPETILGDTAVCVHPLDQRYKHLKGKNAIIPIVNRAVPIIFDEYIDMEFGTGALKVTPAHDINDYNLGVKHKLEVIDTINDDGTMSEQAGFYIGEDRFAVRKKIANDLQEEGYLIKTEDIKNKVGFSERTNAVIEPKLSRQWFVKMDKISGPALENVMNDNIKLVPEKFKNTYRNWMENVHDWCISRQLWWGQQIPAWYNEDGEIVVAKTRKEAGVLFSEKFPNKNNENIKQDEDVLDTWFSSWLWPISVFDGFKDPENPDIKYYYPTNDLVTGPDILFFWVARMIMAGYEFRGEKPFSNVYLTGIVRDKQGRKMSKQLGNSPEPLDLIKNFGADGVRVGMLLSAPAGNDLLFDESLCEQGRNFSNKIWNAFRLIKGWPISKSIEQPNVNKIAISWFKTKFNEELKTINDHYTKYRMSDALMATYKLVWDDFCAWYLEIIKPAYEQPIDSKTSEITLELLENLLKVLHPFIPFISEEIWHCMSERTKADCIIVAKWPVVKEQGDIEILEKFNTASDVVSAIRNLRKEKNIPMKEQLELYIKANETDAYTSMDSLISKLCNLSGINYVEDKVENAFSFLIKSNEYFIPLSTKIDIEAEIEKLNHELEYTHGFLHSVTKKLQNEKFVANAKSEVIETERKKAHDAEAKIKAIEEILASYIGK, from the coding sequence ATGGAAATAGCATCAAAATACGATCCTTCATTAACAGAAGATAAATGGTACAGGCATTGGATGGAGCAAGGGTTTTTCAATTCAGTTCCTGATGAAAGAGAGCCATATACTATTGTAATTCCACCACCAAATGTTACCGGGGTCCTGCATATGGGCCATATGCTTAACAATACCATTCAGGATGTTTTGGTAAGACGGGCACGCATGCAAGGTAAAAACGCATGTTGGGTTCCAGGAACAGATCATGCCTCTATTGCCACAGAAGCTAAAGTTGTGGCTATGCTTAAGGAAAAGGGAATTAATAAGGCAGATATTTCAAGAGAAGAGTTTTTAAAATATGCATGGGAATGGAAGGACAAGTATGGAGGCCTTATTCTTGATCAGCTTAAAAAACTTGGCGCTTCCTGTGATTGGAACCGCACAAGATTTACCATGGAAGAGGATCTTTCTGATGCAGTTATTTCAGTATTCATTGATTTGTACAATAAAGGATTTGTTTACCGGGGTGTACGAATGGTTAATTGGGATCCTGCTGGTAAAACTGCAGTTTCTGACGAAGAAGTAATTCACAAAGAGGTAAACTCTAAACTTTATTATGTAAAATATAAAATAGAGGGATCAGAGAATGAATGGATTACTATTGCTACAACTCGACCTGAAACAATTTTAGGCGATACTGCTGTTTGTGTTCATCCCCTCGATCAAAGGTATAAGCATTTGAAAGGCAAAAATGCCATAATTCCAATTGTTAACAGAGCTGTACCAATCATTTTTGATGAATATATTGATATGGAATTTGGTACAGGTGCTTTAAAGGTTACTCCTGCACATGATATTAATGATTATAATTTGGGAGTAAAGCATAAATTGGAGGTGATTGATACTATTAATGATGATGGTACAATGAGTGAACAGGCAGGTTTTTACATTGGGGAGGATCGATTTGCAGTTCGGAAAAAAATAGCAAATGATTTGCAAGAAGAGGGATACCTCATTAAGACTGAAGATATTAAAAACAAAGTTGGTTTTTCTGAAAGGACAAATGCTGTAATAGAACCAAAGCTATCTAGGCAATGGTTTGTAAAAATGGATAAAATTTCGGGGCCTGCACTTGAAAATGTGATGAATGACAATATAAAACTGGTTCCCGAAAAATTCAAAAACACTTACAGGAATTGGATGGAAAATGTTCATGACTGGTGCATTTCGCGACAGCTTTGGTGGGGGCAACAGATTCCGGCATGGTATAATGAAGATGGAGAAATTGTAGTTGCAAAAACAAGGAAAGAAGCAGGAGTTTTATTCAGTGAAAAATTTCCAAACAAAAACAATGAAAACATAAAACAGGACGAAGATGTTTTGGATACCTGGTTTTCTTCCTGGTTATGGCCAATTTCAGTTTTTGATGGTTTCAAAGATCCTGAGAATCCGGATATAAAATATTATTATCCTACCAATGATCTTGTAACAGGCCCGGACATACTCTTTTTCTGGGTGGCAAGAATGATCATGGCAGGATATGAATTTCGAGGCGAAAAACCCTTTTCCAATGTTTATTTAACAGGAATAGTAAGAGATAAACAAGGAAGGAAAATGTCAAAGCAGTTAGGTAATTCACCAGAACCATTAGATTTAATTAAAAATTTTGGAGCAGATGGTGTTCGTGTGGGCATGTTATTAAGCGCTCCTGCAGGCAATGATCTTCTTTTTGATGAATCATTGTGTGAACAAGGTAGAAACTTCAGTAATAAAATATGGAATGCATTCAGGTTAATTAAGGGTTGGCCGATTTCCAAGAGTATCGAGCAACCTAATGTGAATAAAATTGCAATTTCCTGGTTTAAAACAAAATTCAACGAAGAGTTAAAAACCATTAATGACCATTACACTAAGTACAGAATGTCGGATGCATTAATGGCCACCTATAAGCTTGTGTGGGATGACTTTTGTGCCTGGTATCTTGAAATAATTAAACCTGCATATGAACAACCAATTGACAGTAAAACAAGTGAAATAACTCTTGAGTTGCTTGAAAATTTACTAAAAGTGCTTCATCCATTTATTCCTTTTATTTCTGAAGAAATCTGGCATTGTATGTCCGAAAGAACTAAGGCAGATTGTATTATTGTTGCGAAATGGCCTGTGGTAAAGGAGCAGGGGGATATAGAAATTTTAGAAAAATTCAATACCGCATCGGATGTTGTTTCTGCAATTAGAAATTTAAGGAAGGAAAAAAATATTCCAATGAAAGAACAATTGGAACTGTATATAAAAGCGAATGAAACAGATGCATATACTTCAATGGATTCATTAATTTCAAAGCTATGTAATTTGAGTGGAATAAATTATGTTGAGGACAAGGTGGAAAATGCGTTCTCCTTTCTAATAAAATCAAATGAATATTTTATTCCTTTAAGTACAAAAATAGATATTGAGGCTGAAATTGAAAAACTGAACCATGAATTGGAATATACACATGGATTTTTACATTCAGTAACAAAGAAACTACAGAATGAAAAATTCGTTGCTAATGCTAAATCGGAGGTAATTGAAACCGAAAGAAAAAAGGCACACGATGCTGAAGCAAAGATTAAAGCTATTGAAGAAATATTGGCAAGCTATATTGGGAAATAA